In Necator americanus strain Aroian chromosome IV, whole genome shotgun sequence, the following proteins share a genomic window:
- a CDS encoding hypothetical protein (NECATOR_CHRIV.G13448.T1), whose translation MRKPYIRCKKKKIVVHTIMLIKALYLWRSEACINTTISFDVSCGTYRDPRIFFYRNEHLFEYEDGEEDKGKLGQSPDLLRNS comes from the exons ATGAGAAAGCCATATATCCgatgcaaaaagaagaaaattgttgtaCACACTATAATGCTCATTAAAGCACT GTACCTCTGGAGAAGCGAAGCGTGCATCAATACTACTATTTCTTTCGACGTATCCTGTGGCACGTACCGTGATCCACGAATATTTTTCTACCGCAACGAACATCTTTTCGAATATGAGGATGGTGAGGAGGACAAAGGAAAACTAGGCCAAAGTCCAGATCTACTACGCAATTCTTAA
- a CDS encoding hypothetical protein (NECATOR_CHRIV.G13448.T2): MRQAVENRELKCEYYGGNNTRCSLVDPKLSVEQNPGCFEEMDEMNTTRVYCGLSCEESDETTIVTKKPQWNHQCSMFYTYNLERRRKDC; the protein is encoded by the exons ATGCGCCAGGCCGTTG AAAATCGTGAATTAAAATGCGAATATTATGGAGGTAACAATACCAGATGTTCGTTGGTGGATCCTAAATTAAGCGTTGAACAGAACCCAGGATGTTtcgaagaaatggatgag ATGAACACAACTCGAGTTTACTGCGGCTTAAGTTGCGAAGAGTCCGATGAAACTACTATTGTGACAAAGAAACCTCAATGGAATCATCAATGTTCAATGTTCTATACGTATAATCTCGAAAGAAGGAGGAAGGACTG TTAA
- a CDS encoding hypothetical protein (NECATOR_CHRIV.G13449.T1): MKRRKSYTAAFKLDAVNYRDLHGTLAAASHFEVTEAMIRKWVVDRQNPQEMPATKRARRYKKPSVEEVEDAIYNWVVKKREENRAITVKEIRTKAKELAGEHGHQNFKASAHWCILFMARKKLSVRRRTSVGQPLPSDHLQKCSDFRKFVAAEALNVSPFNLGNIDEVPVPFDIIYERTVDVKGRENIKIDSTGHEKSNFTVVLGVTAAGEKLKQMLIFKKKLMPKGQFPPDVIVKTNEKGWMNQGLMKEWIVEVWNKRENEEATKKLHF, encoded by the coding sequence ATGAAACGTCGTAAATCGTATACAGCAGCTTTCAAGCTAGACGCCGTCAATTATCGTGATTTGCATGGAACCTTGGCAGCGGCTAGTCATTTTGAAGTCACTGAAGCAATGATAAGAAAGTGGGTTGTTGATCGACAAAATCCTCAAGAGATGCCAGCAACGAAGAGAGCCCGACGATACAAAAAACCAAGcgttgaagaagttgaagatgcCATCTACAACTGGGTTgtcaaaaaacgagaagaaaatagagctatcacggtgaaagaaataaggaccAAAGCAAAGGAATTAGCAGGAGAGCATGGtcaccaaaattttaaagcatctgCGCATTGGTGCATCCTGTTTATGGCGCGAAAAAAGCTCTCTgtacgaagaagaacaagtgtCGGTCAACCATTACCGTCTGACCATCTACAAAAATGCTCGGATTTTCGAAAGTTCGTTGCAGCTGAAGCCTTAAACGTATCCCCTTTCAATTTGGGAAATATTGATGAAGTACCAGTTCCCTTTGATATCATCTATGAACGGACAGTTGATGTGAAGGGACGAGAGAACATTAAAATTGATTCTACCGGCCAtgagaaatctaattttactgtTGTATTGGGAGTGACTGCTGCTGGAGAGAAACTTAAACAAATgctaatttttaagaagaagttaATGCCAAAAGGACAATTTCCTCCAGATGTCAttgtgaaaacaaatgaaaaaggttGGATGAATCAGGGATTGATGAAAGAATGGATCGTTGAAGTAtggaacaaaagagaaaacgaagaagctacgaagaagctgCATTTTTAG
- a CDS encoding hypothetical protein (NECATOR_CHRIV.G13450.T1): MKAGLNNPTCESDPVEKERVEGMEDSRGRKEEKGENKISDASERKRKTKSEKDKEEDGQRSQRKKKLKSREQMSERRKKKKKSHDASGRKRKMKSEKDKEQDGQRSERRKKLKSRDEISERRKRVKKEKKDDKDKKEDKEKKDDKEKKDEKEKFAEVSERRKKQKEEKERDRTVDVSERKRKAKKEKEKGADASERRRKMKAEKEKEKDAQLSERKKKQQSSDNKSEKSERRKKDKKPSVMLKVTEQLERSKEAGKSIEDKKKEMSIEKVSDASERKKKKQQSFLKLRVKKFVTSLQKPDNKDTKPKENLDKIGTAEKLNRDKAPKGPTEVQKTAFTTFVKGVFENGVEGLIKEFAILKPYLATNYSREIFDQNMAKNRYKDVICNDNTRVIIKDGKGSDYIHANYVKGNNLLNTFICTQGPMINTIADFWRMVLCEQVSHIVMLCDTIECGKSKCEQYWPNSQDEKMEVGDLVLTNIKMNTSDSHVTRSTISVQVNNGPHYFVKHHRWKTWPDKTVPKSLLAVFRILQVVRSTPNPIIVHCSAGIGRTGSMVAIEMSLQTLLAGEKLNLLETCRKLRDQRMHSVQVEVQYVYIAEALCEYGRAMGYWNQPELLQMFTKFKTSFDEYVARLPVPGQPPAQMPAQQQNAPPPNVPGPLPRQNTPALLPNIEPLPPIGLVRAQPVQPQLNPIGPPPAAPAQPQVAPVQPQAAPAQPNLGAVPNGVFQAPGITPEQQQRVLQTPVVVPTV; encoded by the exons ATGAAGGCTGGTTTGAATAATCCTACATGTGAATCAGAT CCTGTGGAGAAAGAGAGGGTAGAAGGAATGGAGGATAGTcgaggaaggaaggaagagaaaggagaaaacaaaatcTCAGATGCTTCcgagagaaagaggaaaacgaagtcagaaaaagataaagaggAAGACGGACAGCGTTCACAGCGAAAAAAGAAGCTGAAAAGTAGAGAGCAAATGTCGGAAAGACGAAAA aagaaaaaaaagagccacGATGCTTCCgggagaaagaggaaaatgaagtcagaaaaggataaagagcAGGACGGACAGCGGTCAGAGCGaagaaagaagttgaaaagTAGAGATGAAATATCGGAAAGACGGAAA CGTgtaaagaaggagaagaaggatGATAAGGATAAGAAGGAGGATAAGGAGAAGAAGGATGATAAGGAGAAGAAGGatgagaaagagaaatttgcgGAAGTTtctgaaagaaggaaaaaacagaaagaagaaaaagaaagagatagaACAGTGGATGTTTctgagagaaagagaaaagcaaaaaaagaaaaagagaaaggcgCAGATGCTTCtgaacgaaggagaaaaatgaaggcagaaaaggagaaggagaaagatGCACAGCTTTCCGagcgaaagaaaaagcagCAAAGCAGCGATAACAAGAGTGAAAAGTCGGAAAGACGGAAA AAAGACAAGAAGCCGAGCGTAATGCTTAAAGTAACAGAACAGTTAGAACGATCAAAGGAAGCCGGAAAAAGCATA gaggataaaaagaaagaaatgtctATTGAAAAGGTGTCGGATGCATCCgaacgaaagaagaagaaacaac AGAGTTTCTTGAAATTACGCGTGAAAAAGTTCGTGACTTCTTTACAAAAACCGGACAATAAAG ATACGAAGCCGAAAGAAAACCTTGACAAAATAGGAACCGCTGAAAAACTTAACAGG GATAAAGCTCCTAAGGGACCCACAGAAGTACAAAAAACTGCATTCACCACGTTCGTCAAA GGAGTTTTTGAGAATGGAGTCGAAGGCCTAATAAAAGAGTTTGCGATACTCAAACCTTATCTTGCTACTAATTACtcgagagaaatctttgaTCAAAATATGGCAAAAAACAGATATAAAG ATGTCATTTGTAACGACAACACTCGGGTTATCATAAAAGACGGAAAAGGTTCCGATTATATCCATGCTAATTATGTGAAGGGGAACAATCTTCTTAATACATTCATATGTACGCAG GGCCCTATGATTAACACGATCGCAGATTTTTGGCGTATGGTGTTATGCGAACAAGTTTCACATATTGTAATGTTATGTGATACTATAGAATGTGGAAAGAGTAAATGCGAACAATACTGGCCAAATTCTCAAGATGAGAAAATGGAGGTTGGAG ACCTGGTGCTCACTAACATAAAGATGAATACAAGCGATAGTCATGTAACGAGATCAACAATCTCAGTACAAGTTAATAACGGTCCACACTATTTTGTGAAACATCACCGATGGAAAACATG GCCTGACAAGACCGTACCAAAATCGTTATTGGCTGTCTTTCGGATTTTGCAAGTAGTACGCAGCACTCCTAATCCAATCATTGTACATTGCTCTGCAGGTATAGGGCGAACGGGATCAATG GTCGCTATCGAGATGTCCTTACAAACTTTGCTTGCTGGTGAGAAATTGAACTTATTGGAAACATGCCGTAAATTGAGAG ATCAACGAATGCATAGCGTACAAGTAGAAGTACAGTACGTCTACATAGCTGAGGCATTGTGCGAATACGGTAGAGCTATGGGCTACTGGAATCAACCAGAACTTCTTCAG ATGTTCACCAAATTCAAGACCTCGTTCGATGAATATGTAGCCAGACTGCCTGTTCCCGGTCAACCACCTGCACAGATGCCCGCTCAACAGCAAAATGCTCCGCCGCCTAACGTTCCAGGTCCACTCCCTCGTCAAAATACGCCGGCACTATTACCCAATATCGAGCCACTGCCACCTATTGGTCTTGTACGAGCACAACCGGTGCAACCGCAGCTCAATCCGATTGGACCGCCGCCGGCAGCACCAGCGCAGCCGCAGGTAGCACCAGTGCAGCCACAGGCAGCACCAGCGCAGCCAAATTTAGGCGCTGTTCCTAATGGAGTTTTTCAAGCACCGG GTATAACGCCAGAACAACAGCAACGAGTATTACAAACTCCGGTAGTGGTTCCAACTGTCTGA
- a CDS encoding hypothetical protein (NECATOR_CHRIV.G13450.T2), whose translation MKAGLNNPTCESDPVEKERVEGMEDSRGRKEEKGENKISDASERKRKTKSEKDKEEDGQRSQRKKKLKSREQMSERRKKKKKSHDASGRKRKMKSEKDKEQDGQRSERRKKLKIPTSMNVGSDNPTGESKRVKKEKKDDKDKKEDKEKKDDKEKKDEKEKFAEVSERRKKQKEEKERDRTVDVSERKRKAKKEKEKGADASERRRKMKAEKEKEKDAQLSERKKKQQSSDNKSEKSERRKKDKKPSVMLKVTEQLERSKEAGKSIEDKKKEMSIEKVSDASERKKKKQQSFLKLRVKKFVTSLQKPDNKDTKPKENLDKIGTAEKLNRDKAPKGPTEVQKTAFTTFVKGVFENGVEGLIKEFAILKPYLATNYSREIFDQNMAKNRYKDVICNDNTRVIIKDGKGSDYIHANYVKGNNLLNTFICTQGPMINTIADFWRMVLCEQVSHIVMLCDTIECGKSKCEQYWPNSQDEKMEVGDLVLTNIKMNTSDSHVTRSTISVQVNNGPHYFVKHHRWKTWPDKTVPKSLLAVFRILQVVRSTPNPIIVHCSAGIGRTGSMVAIEMSLQTLLAGEKLNLLETCRKLRDQRMHSVQVEVQYVYIAEALCEYGRAMGYWNQPELLQMFTKFKTSFDEYVARLPVPGQPPAQMPAQQQNAPPPNVPGPLPRQNTPALLPNIEPLPPIGLVRAQPVQPQLNPIGPPPAAPAQPQVAPVQPQAAPAQPNLGAVPNGVFQAPGITPEQQQRVLQTPVVVPTV comes from the exons ATGAAGGCTGGTTTGAATAATCCTACATGTGAATCAGAT CCTGTGGAGAAAGAGAGGGTAGAAGGAATGGAGGATAGTcgaggaaggaaggaagagaaaggagaaaacaaaatcTCAGATGCTTCcgagagaaagaggaaaacgaagtcagaaaaagataaagaggAAGACGGACAGCGTTCACAGCGAAAAAAGAAGCTGAAAAGTAGAGAGCAAATGTCGGAAAGACGAAAA aagaaaaaaaagagccacGATGCTTCCgggagaaagaggaaaatgaagtcagaaaaggataaagagcAGGACGGACAGCGGTCAGAGCGaagaaagaagttgaaaa TTCCCACTTCCATGAACGTTGGTTCGGATAATCCTACTGGTGAATCGAAG CGTgtaaagaaggagaagaaggatGATAAGGATAAGAAGGAGGATAAGGAGAAGAAGGATGATAAGGAGAAGAAGGatgagaaagagaaatttgcgGAAGTTtctgaaagaaggaaaaaacagaaagaagaaaaagaaagagatagaACAGTGGATGTTTctgagagaaagagaaaagcaaaaaaagaaaaagagaaaggcgCAGATGCTTCtgaacgaaggagaaaaatgaaggcagaaaaggagaaggagaaagatGCACAGCTTTCCGagcgaaagaaaaagcagCAAAGCAGCGATAACAAGAGTGAAAAGTCGGAAAGACGGAAA AAAGACAAGAAGCCGAGCGTAATGCTTAAAGTAACAGAACAGTTAGAACGATCAAAGGAAGCCGGAAAAAGCATA gaggataaaaagaaagaaatgtctATTGAAAAGGTGTCGGATGCATCCgaacgaaagaagaagaaacaac AGAGTTTCTTGAAATTACGCGTGAAAAAGTTCGTGACTTCTTTACAAAAACCGGACAATAAAG ATACGAAGCCGAAAGAAAACCTTGACAAAATAGGAACCGCTGAAAAACTTAACAGG GATAAAGCTCCTAAGGGACCCACAGAAGTACAAAAAACTGCATTCACCACGTTCGTCAAA GGAGTTTTTGAGAATGGAGTCGAAGGCCTAATAAAAGAGTTTGCGATACTCAAACCTTATCTTGCTACTAATTACtcgagagaaatctttgaTCAAAATATGGCAAAAAACAGATATAAAG ATGTCATTTGTAACGACAACACTCGGGTTATCATAAAAGACGGAAAAGGTTCCGATTATATCCATGCTAATTATGTGAAGGGGAACAATCTTCTTAATACATTCATATGTACGCAG GGCCCTATGATTAACACGATCGCAGATTTTTGGCGTATGGTGTTATGCGAACAAGTTTCACATATTGTAATGTTATGTGATACTATAGAATGTGGAAAGAGTAAATGCGAACAATACTGGCCAAATTCTCAAGATGAGAAAATGGAGGTTGGAG ACCTGGTGCTCACTAACATAAAGATGAATACAAGCGATAGTCATGTAACGAGATCAACAATCTCAGTACAAGTTAATAACGGTCCACACTATTTTGTGAAACATCACCGATGGAAAACATG GCCTGACAAGACCGTACCAAAATCGTTATTGGCTGTCTTTCGGATTTTGCAAGTAGTACGCAGCACTCCTAATCCAATCATTGTACATTGCTCTGCAGGTATAGGGCGAACGGGATCAATG GTCGCTATCGAGATGTCCTTACAAACTTTGCTTGCTGGTGAGAAATTGAACTTATTGGAAACATGCCGTAAATTGAGAG ATCAACGAATGCATAGCGTACAAGTAGAAGTACAGTACGTCTACATAGCTGAGGCATTGTGCGAATACGGTAGAGCTATGGGCTACTGGAATCAACCAGAACTTCTTCAG ATGTTCACCAAATTCAAGACCTCGTTCGATGAATATGTAGCCAGACTGCCTGTTCCCGGTCAACCACCTGCACAGATGCCCGCTCAACAGCAAAATGCTCCGCCGCCTAACGTTCCAGGTCCACTCCCTCGTCAAAATACGCCGGCACTATTACCCAATATCGAGCCACTGCCACCTATTGGTCTTGTACGAGCACAACCGGTGCAACCGCAGCTCAATCCGATTGGACCGCCGCCGGCAGCACCAGCGCAGCCGCAGGTAGCACCAGTGCAGCCACAGGCAGCACCAGCGCAGCCAAATTTAGGCGCTGTTCCTAATGGAGTTTTTCAAGCACCGG GTATAACGCCAGAACAACAGCAACGAGTATTACAAACTCCGGTAGTGGTTCCAACTGTCTGA
- a CDS encoding hypothetical protein (NECATOR_CHRIV.G13448.T3) gives MRQAVENRELKCEYYGGNNTRCSLVDPKLSVEQNPGCFEEMDEMNTTRVYCGLSCEESDETTIVTKKPQWNHQCSMFYTYNLERRRKDWYLWRSEACINTTISFDVSCGTYRDPRIFFYRNEHLFEYEDGEEDKGKLGQSPDLLRNS, from the exons ATGCGCCAGGCCGTTG AAAATCGTGAATTAAAATGCGAATATTATGGAGGTAACAATACCAGATGTTCGTTGGTGGATCCTAAATTAAGCGTTGAACAGAACCCAGGATGTTtcgaagaaatggatgag ATGAACACAACTCGAGTTTACTGCGGCTTAAGTTGCGAAGAGTCCGATGAAACTACTATTGTGACAAAGAAACCTCAATGGAATCATCAATGTTCAATGTTCTATACGTATAATCTCGAAAGAAGGAGGAAGGACTG GTACCTCTGGAGAAGCGAAGCGTGCATCAATACTACTATTTCTTTCGACGTATCCTGTGGCACGTACCGTGATCCACGAATATTTTTCTACCGCAACGAACATCTTTTCGAATATGAGGATGGTGAGGAGGACAAAGGAAAACTAGGCCAAAGTCCAGATCTACTACGCAATTCTTAA